The following proteins are co-located in the Streptomyces sp. NBC_00435 genome:
- a CDS encoding S1 family peptidase: protein MRRPFARVLAGALTLVAGAAAAPLSQAPRAAADSVVIGGKPVKVADAPWVVALASRDRFGGTRGGQFCGGVLVSPTKVVTAAHCLGRAVLGGPVDAVRDFRVITGRTELRASEGREIAVRSARVNPGYDPISNAGDLAVLELDEAVAAQNVLPMADLGHPAYAAGTEAAVYGWGDTSGFGDYAYALRAARVTVLADEVCGRAYPGDADGQYRADSMVCAGDREGGKDACQGDSGGPLVAQGRLIGLVSWGRGCGRADSPGVYTRIAPLIDFVAGLTGGPQAARGKQARPDVRGVLGAGVRPAQGPARGHLAADRPAPRR, encoded by the coding sequence ATGCGTCGTCCCTTTGCCCGTGTTCTGGCGGGCGCGCTGACCCTGGTGGCGGGAGCGGCGGCGGCGCCGCTGAGCCAGGCGCCGCGAGCAGCCGCGGACAGCGTGGTGATCGGCGGCAAGCCGGTGAAGGTGGCAGATGCCCCCTGGGTGGTGGCGCTCGCGAGCCGTGACCGGTTCGGGGGTACGCGCGGCGGTCAGTTCTGCGGGGGCGTCCTGGTCTCCCCGACCAAGGTGGTGACCGCGGCCCACTGCCTGGGTCGCGCGGTCCTGGGAGGCCCGGTCGACGCGGTCCGCGACTTCCGGGTGATCACCGGGCGTACGGAGCTGCGCGCGAGCGAGGGCCGGGAGATCGCGGTGCGTTCCGCCCGGGTCAACCCGGGCTACGACCCGATCAGCAATGCCGGTGACCTGGCCGTGCTGGAGCTGGACGAAGCCGTCGCCGCGCAGAACGTGCTGCCGATGGCCGACCTCGGGCATCCGGCGTACGCGGCGGGGACCGAGGCCGCCGTGTACGGCTGGGGGGACACGAGCGGCTTCGGGGACTACGCCTACGCGCTGCGGGCGGCCAGGGTGACGGTGCTGGCGGACGAGGTGTGCGGCCGGGCGTACCCGGGGGACGCCGACGGCCAGTACCGGGCCGACTCCATGGTGTGCGCGGGGGACCGCGAGGGCGGCAAGGACGCCTGCCAGGGCGACAGCGGGGGCCCACTGGTGGCCCAGGGCCGGCTCATCGGGCTGGTGTCCTGGGGGCGTGGCTGCGGGCGCGCCGACAGCCCGGGGGTCTACACCCGGATCGCACCGCTGATCGACTTCGTCGCGGGCCTCACCGGCGGCCCACAGGCGGCCCGGGGCAAGCAGGCCCGCCCTGATGTCCGCGGAGTGCTGGGGGCGGGCGTACGGCCCGCTCAGGGGCCCGCACGGGGGCATCTGGCGGCGGACCGGCCCGCACCGCGGCGCTGA
- a CDS encoding sensor histidine kinase, with the protein MRFLHIDARLSTRRLGLPRRAVSQILLTQLAIAAGVLTLATGLFLAPLGAQLDDQAMRRALAIAQSAAADPSMAADLLDSGPSPDSPVQGAAERIRSATGAEYVVVVDLDGIRRSHPNPDRIGEPVSTDPGDALAGREVMEIDEGTLGRSARGKVPLLASDGEIVGAVSVGIAYGSVQDRLLGAIPGLLAYAGGALAAGALAAYLLSRRIQRQTRDLAFSDIAGLLSEREAMLHSIREGVIALDRAGRVRLVNDEAARLLGLAPDAAGAVAGRALDDVLGAGRTTDILTGRVEGSDLLTVQGPRVLVANRMPTEDGGAVATLRDRTELEHLGRELDSTKGLIDALRAQDHEHANRLHTLLGLLELGLHEEAVEFVTEVVGVHRSTAEQVTEKVHDPLVAALLVGKATVAAERGVPLRLAESALLPDRLVDPGGLVTILGNLIDNALDAAAGSPGPLVEVDLRAEGRTAVLLVRDSGPGVPVARREEIFTEGWSTKQPQAHTHRGRGLGLALVRRLAERQGGTARAGGAADGGAEFSVVLPEALR; encoded by the coding sequence ATGCGGTTCCTCCACATCGACGCCCGGCTGAGCACTCGGCGCCTCGGGCTGCCCAGGCGGGCCGTCTCCCAGATCCTGCTCACCCAGCTGGCCATCGCCGCCGGGGTCCTCACCCTGGCCACAGGTCTCTTCCTGGCCCCGCTGGGAGCGCAGCTCGACGACCAGGCCATGCGGCGCGCACTGGCCATCGCCCAGAGCGCCGCCGCCGACCCCTCGATGGCCGCCGACCTCCTCGATTCGGGCCCGTCACCGGACAGCCCGGTCCAGGGCGCGGCGGAGCGGATCCGTTCGGCCACGGGCGCCGAGTACGTGGTCGTCGTGGACCTGGACGGCATCCGCCGCTCCCACCCCAACCCCGACCGCATCGGTGAGCCGGTCTCCACCGACCCCGGCGACGCCCTGGCGGGCCGCGAGGTCATGGAGATCGACGAGGGCACCCTGGGCCGGTCCGCGCGGGGAAAGGTGCCACTGCTCGCCTCCGACGGCGAGATCGTCGGGGCCGTCTCGGTCGGCATCGCCTACGGCAGCGTCCAGGACCGGCTGCTCGGCGCCATCCCGGGCCTGCTCGCCTACGCGGGCGGCGCGCTCGCGGCGGGCGCGCTCGCCGCCTACCTGCTCTCGCGCAGGATCCAGCGGCAGACCCGCGACCTGGCCTTCTCCGATATCGCGGGCCTGCTCTCCGAACGCGAGGCCATGCTGCACTCCATCCGCGAAGGCGTGATCGCCCTCGACCGAGCCGGGCGGGTCCGGCTGGTCAACGACGAGGCGGCCCGGCTGCTCGGCCTCGCACCCGACGCCGCCGGCGCCGTCGCGGGACGCGCGCTGGACGACGTACTCGGCGCCGGACGCACCACCGACATCCTGACCGGCCGCGTGGAGGGAAGCGACCTGCTCACGGTCCAGGGCCCCAGGGTGCTGGTCGCCAACCGGATGCCCACCGAGGACGGCGGAGCAGTGGCCACCCTGCGCGACCGCACCGAGCTGGAACACCTGGGCCGCGAGCTCGACTCCACCAAGGGCCTGATCGACGCCCTGCGCGCCCAGGACCACGAGCACGCCAACCGGCTCCACACCCTCCTCGGCCTGCTGGAACTGGGCCTGCACGAGGAAGCGGTGGAGTTCGTGACGGAGGTCGTCGGCGTGCACCGCAGCACCGCCGAGCAGGTCACCGAGAAGGTCCACGACCCGCTGGTCGCCGCCCTGCTGGTGGGCAAGGCCACGGTCGCGGCGGAGCGCGGCGTCCCCCTGCGGCTGGCCGAATCCGCCCTGCTGCCCGACCGCCTCGTCGACCCGGGAGGGCTGGTCACCATCCTCGGCAACCTGATCGACAACGCGCTGGACGCGGCGGCGGGCTCACCGGGGCCCCTGGTGGAGGTCGACCTCCGGGCGGAAGGCCGCACGGCGGTCCTGCTGGTCCGCGACAGCGGCCCCGGCGTCCCCGTGGCCCGCCGCGAGGAGATCTTCACCGAGGGCTGGTCGACCAAGCAGCCCCAGGCCCACACCCACCGCGGGCGCGGCCTCGGTCTCGCACTGGTGCGGCGCCTGGCGGAGCGGCAGGGCGGCACGGCCCGGGCCGGCGGGGCAGCGGACGGAGGGGCGGAATTCTCCGTCGTACTCCCGGAGGCCCTGCGATGA
- a CDS encoding DUF485 domain-containing protein produces MDKHEGRDAGTIRLDDPWYDALAVGWGEGAGAGVGEGPVGPAGEGAETSPPSSASSGPNAHAASDIYLEVQRSAAFQEVRSRYRRFVVPATAGFFLWYVAYVIAATAAPGMMARPVVGSVNVALLAGLGQFLSTFLLTWAYARHARLRRDRAALDLRWTVFEQEQVRRSDAGERNRARGAGR; encoded by the coding sequence GTGGACAAGCACGAAGGTCGTGATGCCGGAACGATCCGGCTGGACGACCCCTGGTACGACGCGCTGGCCGTCGGCTGGGGGGAGGGCGCGGGTGCAGGCGTGGGTGAAGGCCCGGTCGGGCCGGCCGGCGAGGGTGCCGAAACGTCACCGCCGAGCTCCGCCTCCAGTGGCCCGAACGCGCACGCCGCGTCCGACATCTACCTCGAAGTGCAGCGCAGCGCCGCCTTCCAGGAGGTGCGCAGCCGCTACCGAAGGTTCGTCGTCCCCGCGACCGCCGGCTTCTTCCTCTGGTACGTCGCCTACGTGATCGCGGCCACCGCGGCGCCCGGCATGATGGCCCGTCCGGTGGTCGGGTCCGTCAACGTGGCCCTGCTGGCAGGCCTCGGCCAGTTCCTCAGTACCTTCCTGCTCACCTGGGCCTACGCCCGGCACGCGCGGCTGCGGCGCGACCGCGCGGCCCTGGACCTGCGCTGGACGGTCTTCGAACAGGAACAGGTCCGCCGGTCGGACGCCGGGGAGCGCAACCGCGCGCGGGGGGCGGGCCGGTGA
- a CDS encoding DNA gyrase/topoisomerase IV subunit B, translated as MTADTSVPSSALLPGADRDGSNYTARHLLVLEGLEAVRKRPGMYIGSTDSRGLMHCLWEIIDNSVDEALGGYCDHIEVILHEDSSVEVRDNGRGIPVDVEPKTGLSGVEVVMTKLHAGGKFGGGSYAASGGLHGVGASVVNALSARLDVEVDRNGATHAISFRRGVPGMFTEQGPDSPFDPANGLRKGKRVTKGRTGTRVRYWADRQIFLKDAKLTLDTLYQRARQTAFLVPGLTIVVRDERALEGAGKSEETFRFDGGISEFCEYLAQDKAACDVLRLTGTGTFKETVPVLDDRGHMTPTEVTRELGVDIALRWGTGYETNVKSFVNIIATPKGGTHISGFERSVTKTVNEVLRSAKLLRVAEDDVVKDDAMEGMTAVVTVRLAEPQFEGQTKEVLGTSAATRIVSAVVAKELKAFLTSTKRDDKQQARSVMEKIVAAARTRIAARQHKEAQRRKTALESSSLPAKLADCRSDDVERSELFIVEGDSALGTAKLARNSEFQALLPIRGKILNVQKSSVSDMLKNAECGAIIQVIGAGSGRTFDIDAARYGKIVLLVDADVDGAHIRCLLLTLFQRYMRPMVEAGRVFAAVPPLHRIELVQPKKGQDKYVYTYSDSELRQTLLEYQRKNIRYKDSIQRYKGLGEMDADQLAETTMDPRFRTLRRINIGDLDSAESVFDLLMGNEVAPRKEFITSSAATLDRSRIDA; from the coding sequence GTGACCGCCGACACGTCCGTGCCTTCCAGCGCACTGCTGCCCGGAGCAGACCGGGACGGTTCCAACTACACCGCGCGGCACCTGCTCGTCCTCGAAGGCCTCGAGGCCGTCCGCAAGCGCCCCGGCATGTATATCGGGTCCACCGACAGCCGGGGCCTCATGCACTGCCTCTGGGAGATCATCGACAATTCCGTCGACGAGGCCCTGGGCGGGTACTGCGACCACATCGAGGTGATCCTCCATGAGGACTCCTCCGTCGAGGTCCGGGACAACGGCCGCGGCATCCCCGTGGACGTCGAGCCCAAGACCGGCCTCTCCGGGGTCGAGGTCGTCATGACCAAGCTGCACGCCGGCGGCAAGTTCGGCGGCGGGTCGTACGCGGCCTCCGGCGGCCTGCACGGCGTCGGTGCCTCCGTGGTCAACGCCCTCTCCGCCCGCCTCGACGTCGAGGTCGACCGGAACGGCGCCACGCACGCCATCAGCTTCCGCCGGGGCGTCCCCGGGATGTTCACCGAGCAGGGTCCGGACAGCCCCTTCGACCCCGCCAACGGCCTGCGCAAGGGCAAGCGGGTCACCAAGGGCAGGACCGGCACCCGCGTCCGGTACTGGGCCGACCGGCAGATCTTCCTCAAGGACGCCAAGCTCACCCTGGACACGCTCTACCAGCGCGCCCGCCAGACCGCCTTCCTCGTCCCCGGCCTGACCATCGTCGTCCGCGACGAGCGCGCCCTGGAAGGGGCCGGCAAGAGCGAGGAGACCTTCCGCTTCGACGGGGGCATCAGCGAGTTCTGCGAGTACCTCGCGCAGGACAAGGCCGCCTGCGACGTCCTGCGCCTGACCGGCACCGGCACCTTCAAGGAGACCGTCCCGGTCCTCGACGACCGCGGCCACATGACCCCCACCGAGGTCACCCGCGAGCTCGGCGTGGACATCGCCCTGCGCTGGGGCACGGGCTACGAGACGAACGTGAAGTCGTTCGTGAACATCATCGCCACCCCCAAGGGCGGCACCCACATCTCCGGCTTCGAGCGCTCGGTCACCAAGACCGTGAACGAGGTGCTGCGCTCCGCGAAGCTGCTGCGCGTGGCCGAGGACGACGTGGTCAAGGACGACGCGATGGAGGGCATGACGGCGGTCGTCACCGTCCGTCTCGCCGAGCCGCAGTTCGAGGGCCAGACCAAGGAGGTGCTCGGCACCTCGGCCGCCACCCGGATCGTCTCGGCGGTCGTCGCCAAGGAGCTCAAGGCCTTCCTGACCTCCACCAAGCGGGACGACAAGCAGCAGGCACGCTCCGTGATGGAGAAGATCGTCGCGGCTGCCCGGACCCGGATCGCGGCCCGCCAGCACAAGGAGGCGCAGCGCCGCAAGACCGCGCTGGAGTCCTCCTCGCTCCCCGCGAAGCTGGCCGACTGCCGCAGCGACGACGTGGAGCGCAGCGAGCTCTTCATCGTCGAGGGCGACTCGGCGCTCGGTACGGCAAAGCTCGCGCGGAACTCCGAGTTCCAGGCGCTGCTGCCCATCCGCGGCAAGATCCTCAACGTCCAGAAGTCCTCGGTCTCGGACATGCTCAAGAACGCCGAGTGCGGGGCGATCATCCAGGTCATAGGAGCCGGGTCGGGCCGGACCTTCGACATCGACGCCGCCCGCTACGGCAAGATCGTCCTGCTCGTCGACGCCGACGTGGACGGCGCGCACATCCGCTGCCTGCTGCTGACGCTCTTCCAGCGCTACATGCGCCCGATGGTCGAGGCCGGCCGGGTCTTCGCCGCCGTGCCGCCGCTGCACCGGATCGAGCTCGTCCAGCCGAAGAAGGGCCAGGACAAGTACGTCTACACGTATTCGGACAGCGAGCTGCGCCAGACCCTGCTCGAGTACCAGCGCAAGAACATCCGCTACAAGGATTCGATCCAGCGCTACAAGGGTCTCGGCGAGATGGACGCTGACCAGTTGGCGGAGACCACCATGGATCCCCGGTTCCGCACCCTGCGCCGGATCAACATCGGCGACCTGGACTCGGCCGAGTCGGTCTTCGACCTGCTCATGGGCAACGAGGTGGCCCCGCGCAAGGAGTTCATCACCAGCTCCGCCGCCACCCTCGACCGCTCGCGGATCGACGCCTGA
- a CDS encoding DUF7455 domain-containing protein, whose translation MTTVLTPATPLTAADRCDRCGAQAYLRVVLLSGGELLFCAHHGRKFEPELKKIAAEIQDETERLTSAPAASAAEPEDR comes from the coding sequence GTGACTACTGTTCTGACACCCGCGACCCCGCTGACGGCCGCTGACCGATGCGACCGTTGCGGCGCCCAGGCATATCTGCGCGTCGTCCTGCTGAGCGGCGGTGAACTGCTCTTCTGCGCCCACCACGGACGCAAGTTCGAGCCGGAACTCAAGAAGATCGCCGCGGAAATACAGGATGAGACCGAGCGGCTCACGTCCGCTCCGGCGGCGAGTGCCGCCGAACCCGAGGACCGCTGA
- a CDS encoding solute symporter family protein → MTTEHQTLALLLFSVFIAVTLGITTWVSRNRHGSAEEFYAGGRLFSPLENGFAIAGDYMSAASFLGISGLIALFGYDGLLYSVGFLVAWLVVLFLVAELVRNCGRFTLADVVVARMSERPVRIAAGTSSVVVSVLYLVAQMVGAGSLVGLLLADSGRTARTLTVIGVGALMVVYVSFGGMRATTWIQIVKAVLLMGGAITLTVLVLLRFHGDFDQLLSSAAERSGHGDRFLGPGLKYGGDWTARFDFMSLGLALVLGTAGLPHILSRFYTVPTARAARRSVVWAIGLIGGFYLMTIVLGFGAAALLGPEQVRASNASGNTAVPLLAAFLGGGAESTGGAVLFAFVAAIAFATILAVVAGITLASSASVAHDLYASLKRRHARQRSEVAVARTAAVGIGAVAIALGLLAQDLNVAFLVGLAFAVAASANLPVLLYSLFWRGFTTRGAVWSVYGGLVPAVLLVALSPVVSGSPESLFPGVDFQYFPLQNPGIVSIPLGFLAGWLGTVTSAEEPDERRHAETEVRSLTGAGAV, encoded by the coding sequence GTGACGACCGAGCACCAGACCCTGGCGCTGCTCCTGTTCAGCGTCTTCATCGCGGTCACCCTGGGCATCACGACGTGGGTGAGCCGCAACCGGCACGGTTCCGCCGAGGAGTTCTACGCGGGCGGGCGGCTCTTCTCCCCCCTGGAGAACGGATTCGCCATCGCCGGCGACTACATGTCCGCCGCTTCCTTCCTCGGCATCTCCGGTCTGATCGCCCTCTTCGGCTACGACGGCCTGCTGTACTCGGTGGGCTTCCTCGTCGCCTGGCTGGTCGTGCTGTTCCTCGTCGCCGAACTCGTCCGCAACTGCGGCCGGTTCACGCTCGCCGACGTGGTCGTCGCGCGGATGAGCGAGCGGCCGGTGCGGATCGCCGCCGGGACCTCCTCGGTGGTCGTCTCCGTGCTGTACCTCGTCGCGCAGATGGTCGGAGCGGGCAGCCTGGTGGGCCTGCTGCTCGCCGATTCGGGCCGGACCGCCCGGACGCTGACCGTGATCGGGGTCGGCGCGCTCATGGTGGTCTACGTGTCCTTCGGCGGCATGCGCGCCACCACCTGGATCCAGATCGTCAAGGCCGTACTGCTGATGGGCGGGGCGATCACCCTGACGGTGCTGGTCCTGCTGCGCTTCCACGGCGACTTCGACCAGCTCCTCAGCAGCGCCGCGGAGCGCAGCGGGCACGGGGACCGGTTCCTGGGCCCCGGGCTCAAGTACGGCGGGGACTGGACGGCGCGCTTCGACTTCATGAGCCTCGGGCTCGCGCTGGTTCTCGGGACGGCCGGGCTCCCGCACATCCTGTCGCGCTTCTACACGGTGCCGACGGCGCGGGCGGCACGCCGGTCGGTGGTCTGGGCGATCGGGCTGATCGGCGGCTTCTACCTGATGACCATCGTGCTGGGCTTCGGCGCGGCGGCGCTGCTCGGGCCGGAGCAGGTCAGGGCCTCCAACGCCTCGGGGAACACGGCGGTTCCGCTCCTGGCGGCCTTCCTGGGCGGCGGCGCCGAATCGACCGGTGGGGCGGTGCTGTTCGCCTTCGTGGCGGCCATCGCCTTCGCGACCATCCTCGCGGTGGTCGCGGGGATCACCCTCGCCTCGTCGGCCTCCGTCGCGCACGATCTGTACGCCTCGCTCAAGCGCCGCCACGCCCGGCAGCGCAGTGAGGTGGCTGTGGCCAGGACGGCGGCGGTCGGGATCGGAGCGGTGGCGATCGCGCTGGGGCTGCTCGCGCAGGACCTGAACGTTGCCTTCCTGGTGGGGCTGGCCTTCGCGGTGGCGGCTTCGGCGAATCTGCCGGTGCTCCTGTACTCGCTGTTCTGGCGCGGGTTCACCACGCGGGGCGCCGTCTGGTCGGTGTACGGGGGGCTGGTTCCGGCGGTACTGCTGGTGGCGCTGTCCCCGGTGGTCTCCGGCAGTCCTGAATCCCTGTTCCCGGGTGTGGACTTCCAGTACTTCCCGCTCCAGAACCCCGGCATCGTGTCGATCCCGCTGGGCTTCCTGGCGGGCTGGCTGGGCACCGTGACCTCGGCGGAGGAGCCGGACGAGCGCCGGCACGCCGAGACGGAGGTCCGCTCCCTGACGGGGGCCGGGGCGGTGTAG
- a CDS encoding response regulator translates to MNTFDAKVFDVLVVDDDMRVARINAAYVAKVPGFRVSAQAHSAAEALSVLETHPVDLILLDQYLPDENGLDLVRRLRERGHRTDVIMVTAARDLATVQDAMRLGALQYLVKPFTFAGLRTRLEAYAALRRTLDTGGEAEQAEVDRIFGTLAAVGADAPNHLPKGHSAATADLVRRILLDAGGPLSTQQLADRAGISRQTAQRYLKLLDRTGRVTLALRYGETGRPEHRYRWRPTATGRTAEPPAG, encoded by the coding sequence ATGAACACGTTCGACGCGAAGGTGTTTGACGTATTGGTCGTCGACGACGACATGCGTGTTGCCCGGATCAACGCGGCGTACGTGGCGAAGGTTCCCGGCTTCCGGGTGTCGGCCCAGGCCCATTCGGCGGCCGAGGCGCTGTCGGTCCTCGAGACCCACCCCGTGGACCTGATCCTGCTGGACCAGTACCTGCCCGACGAGAACGGCCTCGACCTGGTCCGGCGCCTGCGCGAACGCGGCCACCGCACCGACGTGATCATGGTGACGGCCGCCCGCGACCTGGCCACCGTCCAGGACGCGATGCGACTCGGCGCCCTCCAGTACCTGGTCAAACCCTTCACCTTCGCGGGCCTGCGCACCCGCCTGGAGGCCTACGCAGCCCTGCGCCGCACCCTGGACACGGGCGGCGAGGCCGAACAGGCGGAGGTGGATCGGATCTTCGGCACCCTCGCCGCGGTCGGCGCCGACGCCCCGAACCACCTCCCCAAGGGTCACTCCGCCGCCACCGCGGACCTGGTCCGGCGCATTCTGCTGGACGCCGGGGGCCCGCTCTCCACCCAGCAGCTCGCCGACCGCGCGGGCATCAGCCGGCAGACCGCCCAGCGCTACCTCAAGCTCCTCGACCGCACCGGCCGCGTCACCCTCGCCCTGCGCTACGGGGAGACGGGCCGCCCGGAACACCGCTACCGCTGGCGCCCGACCGCCACCGGACGGACCGCGGAGCCCCCGGCGGGCTGA